Proteins encoded within one genomic window of Tabrizicola piscis:
- a CDS encoding TetR/AcrR family transcriptional regulator — protein sequence MPSAKTPRSSYHHGDLRAQLIAAVRELVETLGPDGFSVAQAARQAGVSSAAPYKHFKDRPELLRAVVGEAMSRLQAEMETAAARFPTGSLESVAAIGQAYVDFARAQPGVFRLMFSLTEGHQDAPDLLEKGQACFGVVIRGAAASLGLPENTPTVQQRAYMLWASVHGHSFLTIDRKTDVLSATIDDWTFLMAVSRAVLGGDGSEVG from the coding sequence ATGCCCTCTGCCAAGACGCCAAGGTCCAGCTACCACCACGGGGATCTGCGCGCGCAGCTGATCGCCGCCGTTCGAGAGCTGGTCGAAACGCTTGGCCCCGACGGGTTCTCGGTGGCTCAGGCTGCGCGGCAAGCCGGGGTCAGTTCGGCAGCGCCCTACAAGCATTTCAAGGACCGCCCTGAACTTCTGCGCGCCGTCGTCGGCGAAGCCATGAGTCGCTTGCAAGCTGAGATGGAAACCGCCGCTGCGCGGTTCCCGACCGGATCATTGGAGTCGGTCGCGGCCATTGGGCAAGCCTATGTGGATTTCGCCCGCGCTCAGCCCGGTGTCTTCCGCCTGATGTTCAGCCTGACCGAAGGGCATCAGGATGCTCCGGACTTGCTGGAAAAGGGACAAGCCTGTTTCGGTGTTGTTATCCGTGGCGCAGCAGCCAGTCTGGGGTTGCCAGAAAATACGCCAACGGTGCAGCAGCGTGCCTATATGCTATGGGCCAGTGTGCACGGCCATTCCTTCCTGACGATCGACAGAAAGACGGATGTGCTGTCCGCGACCATCGACGACTGGACCTTCCTGATGGCAGTCAGCCGCGCAGTTTTGGGCGGCGACGGCAGCGAGGTGGGGTGA
- a CDS encoding GH36-type glycosyl hydrolase domain-containing protein: MKVWSQLTAKPFEWPWANRAGSADLWSDTQPIRADLFGAERLEHHARSLAAANSALAVKPLAVRSLSRRVKENADFLLRAYRICARGAQSDQTMSPAAEWLLDNFHLVEQQTRQIRDDLPPSYYRHLTKLAEGPFAGYPRVLSLAWAYVAHTDSLVSGSVLARYVRAYQQVQPLAIGEIWAVAITLRIVLIENMRRLSQQIVDGHALRQQADAIVDAVLAVRGAEGQSQLSVMQKLVAPFEDAPLPETVAAQIAKRLRGYDPLQTPLSGWLEDRLFRQGMTVDDVVTATQTRLGASNVTMRNIVTSMRLVSEMDWAEFFEEVSLVDAQLQRSATYPSMDFATRNRYRTEIEVLARGSDLTEGAVTEACLALADGADADHARDPGHWLLGDGRPALEAAVSFQPPLRMATIRRFGRSGFPGYLTAIAGVTLAILALAVALMATAGAGAVPLILLGLIGLPVALDLAGAIVNTGVTRTVVPHPLPGLDLTKGVPEHLRTIVVVPVLLHDLQEIETLVERLEVHHLSSTGGAVHFALLSDTADSATETDLDEATLVATTTKAIARLNATYPSETGDRFYFLHRRRLWNPTEGVWMGWERKRGKLAELNRLLRGAVDTSFSVISGPLPADVRYVITLDADTRLLRGTVAQMVGKIAHPLNRARLNSDSNRVVGGYGILQPRVSPTLPAGQDGSIYQKLFSSPGGIEPYAAAVSDVYQDLFNEGSFTGKGIYDIDAFEAALAGRVPENTMLSHDLFEGIFARAGLASDIEVVEDYPPRYDVDIRRQHRWTRGDWQLLPWVFGDKRHDIPPVGRWKMVDNLRRSLLAPMAVLALFSGWLLPPMIALLWTVLIVAMLALPRVLSLPFGLLPARSGVTLQSHFAALGADAMTALGQIALSLVFLADAAATMLDAIIRTVWRLNVSRRHLLEWMTAAQAGRAAAPTVPGQYLRMLPGVLLGLAVCGAAWLLNPAVWPLPLGFALIWLAAPAVARWVSLPRANRRSTALSTTEAQELRLIARRTWRYFETFVTAEENFLPPDNFQEIPKPAIATRTSPTNIGLYLLSTVAAHDMGWIGQRSALERMKDTLQTMEKMPRFRGHLYNWHDTRDLRVLDPAYVSSVDSGNLAGHLIAVAQACRDWVTDPRGEDAVRQAVCDTLVLAQSSMELGTADPVLARLLDDILARAADPATPLAALSADVARMQEQVADQSPDLRFWIAALGDTLADHLVDAPQPALLAEVEALSRRLAMEMDFSFLLEPDKKLLSIGFSVATNRADTNCYDLLASEARLASLFAIAKGDVETRHWFRLGRPATPIGAGSALISWSGSMFEYLMPSLVMRAPPGSLLEQTTRLIVVRQKSYAAGLGIPWGISESSYNARDLEMTYQYSNFGVPGLGLKRGLSENCVIAPYATGLAAMVDPVGAAQNYAHLARLGAEGRYGFYEAVDFTPSRLQAGKDWAIVQSYMAHHQGMTITAIANTLHNGQLRTRFHAEPMIQGVELLLQERIPRDVASAPPRATDVPIAAVEHSDAPAVRTFETPATEAPTAHLLSNGNYGVVLTPTGEGFSRWRDMAVTRWRAEATQAAHGSFVFLRDTETGETWSSGAQPIRTRPDKHRAIFCEHHAAFTHRAYRLTTTTEVVVSAEDDAEARRITFTNSSRRAREIDLTSYAELVLAQPSSDQAHPAFSKMFVVTDYLPELGVIIATRRRRSPDDPEIWAAHIAVVEGAETAPIQIETDRARFIGRGRDVASAAMLDAPLSGTTGTVLDPIFSIRRRVTVPPGGIARVTFWTMVADTPAALLDLVDRHRDPSAFARAATLAWTQAQVQLRHLGITHADAADFQALGGMVMRNDPRLRASPAQIVNGAAPQSALWALGISGDLPIVLLQIEDAADIAVLHQVLSAHEYWEMRQLAIDLVILNDRSSSYVQDLQIAIDSAVRAAGSRPRAVGIHSPVKGAIHTLRADLLNPGARAQLMSVARVILLASRGDLGQQLAAVAQLPQLASVGSPVPATASPSSNPPQLEFFNGIGGFAEDGREYVTILNGGQSTPAPWINVISNPSFGFQVSAEGSGHVWSENSRENQITPWSNDPVSDPAGEAIYLHDLETGDIWTPTALPMRGPGTYMARHGFGYSTFLHDNHGIAAEMVQFVPLDAPAKISRLRLRNMGKTVRQLSVTAYAEWVLGTARGASAPYIITRSDPALGTILAQNTFSTAFPGRVAFADFGPDTTSLTADRAEFIGLGGSLKAPMGIRTAPLSGKTGPALDPCAALQRRVTLRPGETVDLTFRLGQAASDAAATALVRQLREADTEAMLAEVKQHWSDLLTSVQIKSPDRAMDIMLNGWLMYQTLACRIWARAGFYQASGAYGFRDQLQDGMALTFARPEMTRSHLLRAASRQFPEGDVQHWWLPHSGQGVRTRISDDRVWLGYGVARYVAVSGDAAILDEQVPYILGPPVPPGAHDDFFLPQVSESTDTLFEHCARGLDLAVTLTGENGMPLIGTGDWNDGMNRVGEDGRGTSVWLGWLLIATIDTMAPLAESRDPDRAARWRDHAALVLAAIEREGWDGEWYRRGTFDDGTVLGSAASDECRIDSIAQSWAVLSGAADPVRARQAMGSMTKHLIRENPGLALLFTPPFDQTPLDPGYIKGYPPGLRENGGQYSHAAMWAVLAQAKLGNGDAAHGLFALLNPINHALTEREADRYKVEPYVVAADVYSTAPHEGRGGWTWYTGSAGWMYRAGIEGLLGLTRAGQTLRLNPCFPKDWPELTTTVRLGAAHYTITVQNRGGTGTGVLRADLNGESLVPDSGGVSVRLQDGTHHLTVVLGRDTNASREVGPQSQPQSSI; this comes from the coding sequence GTGAAAGTTTGGAGTCAACTGACCGCCAAGCCGTTTGAATGGCCTTGGGCAAATCGCGCCGGATCGGCCGATCTGTGGTCAGACACGCAGCCGATCCGGGCGGACCTGTTTGGTGCCGAGCGGTTGGAGCATCATGCACGGTCCTTGGCCGCCGCGAATTCTGCGCTGGCAGTCAAACCGCTTGCCGTTCGCAGTCTAAGCAGGCGCGTAAAGGAAAACGCGGATTTCCTTTTGCGGGCCTACCGGATCTGCGCGCGGGGCGCGCAATCTGATCAGACCATGTCGCCGGCAGCCGAATGGCTGTTGGACAACTTTCATCTTGTCGAACAGCAGACTCGCCAGATTCGCGACGATCTGCCGCCCAGCTATTATCGTCACCTAACAAAACTCGCGGAAGGTCCCTTTGCGGGGTATCCGCGCGTCCTCAGCCTTGCCTGGGCTTACGTAGCCCACACGGACAGTCTGGTTTCCGGGTCTGTCCTTGCAAGGTATGTCCGCGCATATCAGCAGGTCCAACCGCTGGCGATTGGCGAAATCTGGGCTGTCGCGATCACGTTGCGCATTGTGCTGATCGAAAACATGCGCCGCTTGTCACAGCAGATCGTGGATGGGCACGCATTGCGCCAGCAGGCGGATGCCATCGTCGACGCTGTTCTGGCCGTACGTGGGGCAGAAGGCCAGTCGCAGCTTTCGGTCATGCAAAAGCTTGTGGCGCCCTTCGAAGATGCACCGCTGCCCGAAACGGTCGCAGCACAGATCGCCAAGCGTCTGCGGGGCTACGATCCGCTCCAGACGCCGCTTTCCGGATGGTTGGAAGACCGGCTTTTTCGGCAGGGCATGACGGTTGACGATGTGGTGACCGCCACACAGACCCGGCTGGGCGCGTCTAACGTCACCATGCGAAACATCGTGACGTCCATGCGGCTGGTGTCCGAAATGGACTGGGCCGAATTCTTTGAAGAGGTCAGCCTTGTCGATGCGCAGCTGCAGCGTAGCGCGACCTATCCGTCGATGGATTTCGCAACCCGGAACCGGTACCGGACCGAAATCGAGGTCCTTGCGCGGGGCAGTGACCTGACGGAAGGCGCTGTGACCGAGGCCTGCCTTGCTTTGGCAGACGGTGCCGATGCGGACCACGCCCGTGACCCGGGTCACTGGCTTCTTGGCGACGGGCGCCCGGCGCTTGAGGCGGCAGTCAGCTTTCAACCACCCCTTCGAATGGCGACGATCCGAAGGTTCGGCCGCAGTGGTTTCCCGGGGTATCTGACGGCCATTGCCGGAGTCACGCTGGCGATCCTTGCGCTTGCCGTGGCGTTGATGGCGACCGCTGGTGCAGGTGCTGTGCCACTGATCCTGCTTGGCCTGATCGGGCTTCCCGTCGCGCTGGATCTGGCCGGGGCAATCGTGAATACCGGGGTCACGCGGACGGTTGTTCCACATCCTTTGCCCGGGCTGGACCTGACCAAAGGCGTCCCGGAGCACCTTCGTACAATCGTCGTTGTCCCGGTGCTGCTGCACGACCTGCAAGAGATCGAAACCCTTGTCGAACGGCTGGAGGTTCATCACCTGTCCAGTACCGGCGGGGCGGTGCATTTTGCGCTTCTGTCCGATACGGCGGATTCCGCGACCGAAACCGATCTGGACGAAGCGACGCTTGTCGCCACGACCACAAAGGCCATTGCCCGGCTGAACGCTACCTATCCGTCCGAAACGGGCGACCGCTTTTACTTTCTTCACCGTCGCCGCCTCTGGAACCCGACCGAGGGTGTCTGGATGGGGTGGGAACGCAAGCGTGGCAAACTGGCCGAACTCAACCGGCTTTTGCGGGGGGCGGTCGATACCAGTTTCTCGGTCATCAGTGGTCCACTGCCTGCAGATGTCCGCTATGTCATCACGCTGGACGCCGATACCCGCCTGCTCCGCGGAACGGTGGCGCAGATGGTGGGCAAGATTGCCCACCCCCTGAACCGCGCGCGCCTGAACAGCGACAGCAACCGTGTGGTCGGCGGCTACGGGATCCTGCAACCGCGAGTCAGTCCGACATTGCCAGCCGGGCAGGACGGGTCAATCTACCAAAAGCTCTTCTCAAGCCCCGGCGGAATCGAGCCTTATGCCGCGGCTGTGTCCGATGTGTATCAGGACCTGTTCAACGAGGGTTCATTCACCGGCAAGGGTATCTACGACATCGACGCGTTCGAGGCGGCCCTGGCTGGCCGTGTTCCAGAAAACACCATGCTCAGCCACGATCTGTTCGAGGGCATCTTTGCACGGGCCGGGCTGGCGTCCGACATCGAGGTGGTCGAGGATTACCCGCCCCGCTACGATGTGGATATTCGGCGGCAGCATCGCTGGACGCGCGGTGACTGGCAGCTTCTGCCTTGGGTCTTTGGCGACAAGCGCCATGATATTCCGCCCGTCGGTCGCTGGAAGATGGTCGACAATCTGCGCCGTTCCCTTCTGGCGCCGATGGCGGTTCTGGCGCTGTTTTCGGGTTGGCTGCTGCCGCCCATGATTGCCCTTCTATGGACTGTCCTGATCGTCGCCATGCTGGCGCTGCCGCGCGTCCTTTCGCTGCCCTTCGGACTGTTGCCAGCCCGGTCCGGTGTCACGCTGCAAAGCCATTTTGCAGCCTTGGGGGCGGACGCCATGACCGCCCTTGGTCAAATTGCGCTGAGTCTTGTCTTTCTGGCCGATGCGGCGGCAACCATGCTTGATGCCATCATCCGCACAGTCTGGCGCCTGAACGTGTCGCGGCGCCATCTGCTGGAATGGATGACGGCCGCCCAGGCGGGCAGGGCTGCAGCACCCACGGTTCCCGGGCAGTACCTGCGCATGTTGCCGGGCGTCTTGCTCGGGTTGGCAGTCTGCGGGGCGGCCTGGCTTCTGAACCCCGCGGTTTGGCCCCTGCCACTGGGGTTTGCCCTGATCTGGCTGGCGGCACCTGCGGTTGCGCGCTGGGTCAGCCTTCCCCGGGCCAACCGACGCAGTACCGCACTTTCAACGACCGAAGCGCAAGAGCTGCGGCTGATCGCCCGCCGCACCTGGCGCTATTTCGAGACATTCGTGACTGCGGAAGAAAACTTTCTGCCGCCCGACAACTTTCAGGAAATCCCGAAGCCCGCCATCGCGACCCGAACCTCGCCAACCAACATCGGGCTTTATCTTCTGTCCACCGTGGCCGCGCATGACATGGGCTGGATCGGCCAGCGGTCAGCTTTGGAGCGGATGAAGGACACGCTGCAAACGATGGAGAAAATGCCCCGTTTCCGTGGGCATCTCTACAACTGGCACGATACCCGCGACCTGAGGGTTCTGGACCCGGCCTATGTATCCTCGGTCGACAGCGGGAACCTTGCCGGGCACCTGATCGCTGTGGCGCAGGCCTGCCGCGACTGGGTGACGGATCCAAGGGGCGAGGATGCAGTGCGCCAAGCCGTTTGCGATACACTAGTCCTTGCCCAAAGTTCCATGGAACTGGGAACTGCGGATCCCGTTTTGGCCCGCCTGCTTGACGACATTTTGGCCCGTGCGGCCGACCCCGCCACGCCCCTTGCAGCCCTCTCCGCCGACGTAGCTCGGATGCAGGAGCAGGTCGCAGACCAATCGCCTGACCTGCGGTTCTGGATCGCGGCGCTGGGCGACACTCTGGCCGACCACCTTGTCGATGCCCCCCAACCCGCCCTGCTCGCCGAAGTAGAAGCGCTGTCGCGCCGGCTGGCCATGGAGATGGACTTCAGCTTTCTTCTGGAACCGGACAAGAAACTGCTGTCGATCGGGTTTTCTGTCGCCACCAATCGGGCTGATACCAACTGCTATGACCTTCTGGCGTCCGAGGCGCGCTTGGCCAGCCTTTTCGCCATCGCCAAGGGTGACGTGGAAACGCGGCACTGGTTCCGGCTGGGCCGCCCCGCCACACCTATCGGTGCCGGATCGGCGCTGATTTCATGGTCCGGCAGCATGTTCGAATACCTGATGCCGTCATTGGTGATGCGGGCGCCACCCGGGTCTCTGCTGGAGCAGACCACCCGGCTGATCGTTGTCCGGCAAAAGTCGTACGCGGCAGGGCTTGGCATCCCGTGGGGCATCTCGGAATCATCCTACAATGCCCGCGATCTGGAGATGACCTACCAGTATTCCAATTTTGGCGTCCCAGGCCTGGGGCTGAAACGCGGCCTGAGCGAGAATTGCGTGATTGCGCCCTATGCAACCGGCCTTGCAGCCATGGTTGACCCGGTGGGTGCTGCGCAGAACTATGCGCATCTGGCCAGACTGGGGGCCGAGGGTCGCTACGGCTTTTACGAGGCAGTGGATTTCACGCCCTCCCGCCTACAGGCCGGCAAGGACTGGGCGATTGTCCAAAGCTACATGGCGCACCATCAAGGCATGACCATCACGGCCATCGCCAACACCTTGCACAATGGCCAGCTTCGCACCCGCTTCCATGCCGAGCCGATGATCCAGGGGGTGGAGCTTTTGCTGCAGGAACGCATCCCCCGGGATGTTGCCAGCGCCCCGCCCCGCGCGACCGATGTCCCCATCGCGGCCGTGGAACACAGCGATGCCCCCGCTGTTCGCACGTTCGAAACGCCTGCCACCGAAGCCCCGACCGCGCATCTTCTGTCCAACGGCAACTATGGTGTCGTGTTGACCCCCACGGGCGAAGGCTTCAGCCGCTGGCGCGACATGGCCGTCACCCGTTGGCGTGCCGAGGCGACGCAAGCCGCCCATGGTTCTTTCGTCTTCCTGCGCGACACCGAGACAGGTGAAACCTGGTCTTCCGGCGCGCAACCCATCAGGACAAGACCCGACAAGCACCGCGCAATCTTTTGCGAGCATCATGCCGCGTTCACCCATCGGGCCTACCGTCTGACAACGACGACCGAGGTTGTGGTTTCTGCCGAGGATGATGCCGAAGCGCGTCGGATCACCTTTACCAACTCCAGTCGCCGCGCGCGCGAGATTGATCTGACGTCCTATGCGGAACTTGTTCTGGCGCAGCCTTCTTCGGACCAGGCCCATCCAGCCTTTTCCAAGATGTTTGTCGTCACGGACTACCTGCCCGAACTGGGTGTGATCATCGCCACGCGCCGCCGCCGGTCACCGGACGACCCGGAAATTTGGGCCGCCCATATCGCGGTGGTGGAAGGGGCCGAGACTGCTCCGATCCAGATTGAAACTGACAGGGCCCGGTTCATCGGGCGCGGCCGCGACGTGGCATCAGCCGCAATGCTGGACGCGCCTCTGTCCGGCACCACCGGCACTGTCCTTGATCCGATCTTCTCGATCCGTCGGCGCGTCACTGTCCCGCCCGGAGGGATTGCCCGTGTGACCTTCTGGACCATGGTCGCTGATACGCCTGCCGCGCTTCTGGATCTTGTGGATCGGCACCGCGACCCGTCTGCCTTCGCCCGGGCCGCCACGCTTGCCTGGACCCAGGCGCAGGTCCAGTTGCGCCACCTTGGGATCACTCATGCCGATGCCGCCGATTTTCAGGCTCTTGGCGGCATGGTGATGCGCAACGACCCACGTCTGCGTGCCTCGCCAGCCCAGATCGTCAACGGGGCCGCGCCACAATCGGCGCTTTGGGCCTTGGGCATCTCGGGCGACCTGCCAATCGTGCTGTTGCAGATTGAGGATGCTGCGGACATCGCTGTCCTTCATCAGGTGCTCAGCGCGCATGAATATTGGGAGATGCGCCAGCTTGCGATTGACCTTGTCATCCTGAATGACCGCTCGTCGTCCTATGTGCAGGACCTGCAGATCGCCATTGACAGTGCCGTGCGCGCCGCAGGGTCGCGTCCCCGCGCCGTCGGTATTCACTCGCCGGTCAAAGGCGCGATCCATACCCTGCGCGCCGATCTTTTGAACCCGGGCGCGCGGGCGCAGTTGATGTCTGTGGCGCGGGTCATCTTGTTGGCCAGCCGTGGCGATCTTGGCCAGCAACTGGCAGCAGTGGCGCAGCTGCCGCAGCTTGCCAGCGTCGGATCGCCCGTGCCTGCAACGGCATCGCCATCGTCAAACCCACCGCAGTTGGAGTTTTTCAACGGCATCGGCGGATTTGCCGAGGACGGGCGCGAATATGTGACGATCTTGAACGGCGGTCAAAGCACGCCCGCTCCATGGATCAACGTGATTTCAAACCCGAGTTTCGGCTTTCAGGTCTCGGCAGAGGGCAGCGGCCATGTCTGGTCCGAAAACAGCCGCGAGAACCAGATCACCCCCTGGTCGAACGATCCCGTAAGCGACCCTGCAGGCGAAGCGATCTATCTGCATGATCTTGAAACGGGTGATATCTGGACTCCGACCGCCTTGCCCATGCGCGGACCCGGCACCTACATGGCGCGGCATGGGTTCGGATACTCGACGTTCCTGCATGACAACCATGGCATTGCCGCCGAGATGGTGCAGTTCGTCCCGCTGGACGCCCCTGCCAAGATCTCGCGCCTGCGTCTGCGCAACATGGGCAAGACGGTCAGGCAGCTGTCGGTGACGGCCTATGCCGAGTGGGTGCTGGGCACGGCCCGCGGGGCGTCCGCACCCTACATCATCACCCGGTCCGATCCCGCCCTTGGGACAATCCTTGCGCAGAACACGTTCAGCACCGCCTTTCCGGGGCGTGTGGCCTTCGCGGATTTCGGACCTGACACGACCAGCCTGACCGCCGACAGGGCCGAGTTCATCGGCCTTGGTGGGTCACTCAAGGCCCCGATGGGCATCCGTACCGCACCGCTGTCCGGCAAGACCGGCCCGGCGCTTGACCCCTGTGCCGCCTTGCAGCGCCGCGTAACCTTGCGCCCGGGGGAAACGGTGGATCTGACGTTCCGCCTGGGTCAGGCCGCGTCGGATGCCGCCGCAACCGCCCTTGTCCGGCAGTTGCGAGAGGCTGACACAGAGGCGATGCTGGCCGAGGTCAAGCAGCACTGGTCCGACCTTCTGACGTCCGTTCAGATCAAGTCACCGGATCGGGCGATGGATATCATGCTGAATGGCTGGCTGATGTATCAGACCCTTGCCTGCCGCATCTGGGCGCGGGCCGGGTTCTATCAGGCCAGCGGTGCTTACGGCTTCCGCGACCAGTTGCAGGACGGGATGGCGCTGACCTTTGCGCGGCCCGAAATGACCCGATCACACCTGCTGCGGGCCGCGTCGCGCCAGTTCCCGGAAGGCGATGTGCAGCACTGGTGGCTGCCGCATTCGGGGCAAGGCGTGCGGACGCGGATCTCGGACGACCGGGTCTGGCTGGGCTATGGCGTTGCCCGCTACGTTGCCGTGTCGGGTGATGCGGCGATCCTTGACGAACAGGTTCCCTACATCCTTGGCCCGCCTGTCCCGCCCGGAGCGCATGACGATTTCTTTCTGCCGCAGGTTTCGGAATCCACGGATACCCTGTTCGAACACTGCGCCCGGGGCCTTGATCTGGCGGTCACCCTGACGGGCGAGAACGGCATGCCGCTGATCGGCACGGGCGACTGGAATGACGGCATGAACCGCGTCGGCGAGGATGGCCGGGGCACCAGCGTCTGGCTTGGCTGGCTGCTGATCGCGACCATCGACACGATGGCGCCCCTTGCCGAGAGCCGCGATCCTGATCGTGCGGCGCGCTGGCGCGACCACGCGGCCTTGGTGCTGGCCGCGATCGAACGTGAGGGTTGGGACGGCGAATGGTACCGGCGCGGCACGTTTGACGATGGCACAGTTCTTGGGTCGGCCGCATCGGACGAATGCCGCATCGACAGCATCGCCCAATCATGGGCCGTCCTGTCCGGTGCTGCTGACCCTGTCCGCGCGCGTCAGGCAATGGGATCCATGACCAAGCATTTGATCCGCGAAAATCCTGGTCTTGCCCTGCTTTTCACCCCACCCTTTGACCAGACGCCGCTGGACCCCGGCTATATCAAGGGCTACCCGCCGGGACTGCGGGAAAACGGTGGTCAATACAGCCACGCCGCGATGTGGGCCGTTCTTGCCCAGGCAAAGCTTGGGAACGGTGACGCGGCCCATGGGCTGTTCGCCTTGCTGAACCCGATCAACCATGCCCTGACCGAACGGGAGGCCGACCGCTACAAGGTTGAACCCTATGTTGTAGCGGCGGATGTCTATTCCACCGCCCCGCATGAAGGGCGTGGGGGCTGGACCTGGTACACCGGTTCGGCTGGCTGGATGTACCGCGCGGGGATCGAAGGGCTGCTCGGCCTGACCCGGGCCGGTCAGACCCTGCGCCTTAACCCCTGCTTTCCAAAGGACTGGCCCGAATTGACGACGACCGTCAGACTGGGTGCCGCCCATTACACGATCACCGTCCAGAACCGGGGGGGCACGGGGACAGGTGTCCTGCGTGCAGACCTGAACGGCGAGTCCCTGGTCCCGGATAGTGGCGGAGTGTCTGTCCGGTTGCAGGATGGCACGCATCATCTGACCGTGGTTCTGGGGCGGGACACGAATGCCAGCCGCGAGGTCGGCCCACAAAGCCAGCCTCAGTCGTCAATTTAG
- a CDS encoding amidase has protein sequence MKDPADLSIPEAAMALRAGTLTSRALTEAVLSRIAVRNPKLHAFTHLASDALEQADRADAMLASGQDVGLFCGIPVAVKDLIDCAGQPATSGSRVLAGRVADADADAVARLRAQGAVLIGKLATYEFAMVGPDLALADPPARNPWNTDHITGGSSSGSAAAVAGGMIRMAIGTDTGGSIRAPAAYCGCVGLKPSYGRVSRDGAFPLSPSLDHVGPLAATVAEAALALDAMTEAMEEWRPAASLLSRGLAGLRVGFARDWFADDPQASPALVAAMDAAAAQLSLLGASIELVTLPSYGVFEAAGSVILHAEALEQHRVLMRGHAAQYGSPVLQSLAFGAAIDAKDLARARVAQGRLATAMAQAMDGVDLLIAPTTLTPALPFAAFDGETAVWTPMRTIPFNVTGQPALSLPVGFDDGLPLGMQIIGRVGDEDLICAAGHAFEQGTDHSTLQPLV, from the coding sequence TTGAAGGACCCGGCAGATCTTTCCATCCCCGAGGCCGCTATGGCGTTGCGGGCCGGAACGCTTACCTCGCGCGCCCTGACCGAGGCGGTGCTTTCCCGCATCGCCGTGCGCAATCCGAAACTGCATGCGTTCACCCATCTGGCCAGTGACGCGCTGGAGCAAGCCGACCGCGCCGATGCGATGTTGGCATCGGGTCAAGACGTCGGGCTGTTCTGCGGGATCCCGGTGGCCGTCAAGGACCTGATCGACTGCGCCGGCCAGCCAGCCACCTCCGGATCACGCGTGCTGGCCGGGCGGGTGGCTGATGCCGACGCCGATGCCGTTGCGCGGTTGCGCGCCCAGGGTGCCGTTCTGATCGGCAAACTGGCCACATATGAGTTTGCGATGGTTGGCCCGGACCTTGCGCTCGCCGATCCACCCGCGCGCAATCCATGGAACACGGACCATATCACTGGTGGGTCGTCTTCGGGATCAGCAGCGGCAGTTGCGGGTGGGATGATCCGGATGGCGATTGGCACAGATACCGGTGGGTCGATCCGCGCGCCTGCGGCCTATTGTGGCTGTGTCGGGTTGAAGCCCAGCTATGGCCGGGTGTCGCGCGATGGCGCGTTTCCGCTGTCCCCATCCCTGGATCATGTCGGCCCTTTGGCCGCGACCGTGGCCGAAGCGGCGCTGGCGCTGGATGCGATGACCGAAGCCATGGAAGAATGGCGGCCCGCTGCATCCTTGCTGTCACGCGGGCTTGCGGGATTGCGGGTCGGTTTCGCCCGGGACTGGTTCGCTGATGATCCTCAGGCCAGTCCGGCGCTGGTTGCCGCGATGGACGCTGCGGCGGCACAACTTTCCTTGCTGGGGGCAAGTATCGAACTTGTAACCCTGCCCAGCTATGGGGTGTTCGAAGCTGCCGGATCGGTAATCTTGCACGCCGAGGCGCTGGAGCAGCATCGGGTTCTGATGCGAGGGCATGCGGCACAATACGGCAGCCCGGTGTTGCAAAGCCTTGCCTTCGGGGCGGCAATCGACGCCAAGGATTTGGCACGCGCGCGGGTCGCGCAGGGGCGGCTTGCAACGGCAATGGCGCAGGCGATGGATGGGGTGGATCTGCTGATCGCGCCAACCACATTGACCCCAGCCCTACCTTTCGCGGCCTTCGACGGGGAAACGGCAGTGTGGACCCCGATGCGGACTATACCGTTCAACGTGACCGGCCAGCCAGCCCTGTCGCTGCCGGTCGGCTTTGACGATGGGCTGCCATTGGGGATGCAGATCATCGGCCGTGTGGGCGATGAAGATCTGATCTGCGCCGCGGGTCATGCGTTCGAGCAAGGCACGGACCACTCGACGCTGCAGCCGTTGGTTTAG